One Bemisia tabaci chromosome 7, PGI_BMITA_v3 DNA window includes the following coding sequences:
- the LOC109039375 gene encoding uncharacterized protein, producing MEADDVKLNYFNVLLCQVCKSKESFENSKHCSGCGLISYCSKAHQKLDWKSHKEICRAAQTVCDIVGELDVFYCGERILSAQQLIDRVYHRKVCDFPPKSDKTKIKMTVTQMIEKNLGRKPKQFEMLMMYFPKRCATCFIGPDENLKKELVCKKCFSVIFCSEQCQNMNKHELICSDFQKVLDVDLFMLNVNVDTPQIQLLKPTQATKLKLENYDMHSFIAEYIKPDLKFEEEVLVSFYYTCVLTLASMINRIENFKFGGKLTVHVVGAHCRFEERVSKYWETLLHLYPSLRALTVVHIGKCISDHRTNLKLCEDCNSANKSVNCIFRQEVYHDYALSGACMKPDIIIAYNSGIYDFDEQYDPWGASLPYFLQNQNVPFILTENFKYEIVADLRRLFQTAAMLGKNIRIVVNCEKNPFSDLRLYRDWDAEDSFRARNGFVSAVIAK from the coding sequence ATGGAGGCCGATGACGTAAAACTCAACTACTTCAACGTGCTCCTGTGCCAGGTCTGTAAAAGCAAGGAGTCTTTCGAGAACTCAAAACACTGCTCTGGATGTGGTTTAATCAGCTATTGCAGTAAAGCTCATCAAAAACTTGACTGGAAAAGTCACAAGGAAATCTGCAGAGCCGCTCAAACTGTGTGTGACATCGTGGGAGAGCTTGACGTATTTTATTGTGGAGAGCGAATACTTAGCGCGCAACAGTTAATAGATCGCGTATATCATCGTAAGGTCTGCGACTTTCCTCCGAAATCGGACAagacgaaaataaaaatgaccgtCACGCAAATGATCGAAAAAAACCTCGGACGAAAACCGAAACAGTTCGAGATGCTCATGATGTATTTTCCAAAGCGTTGTGCCACGTGTTTCATAGGGCCAGACGAAAACTTGAAGAAAGAACTCGTGTGCAAAAAATGTTTCAGCGTCATTTTTTGTTCAGAGCAGTGTCAAAATATGAATAAGCATGAGTTAATTTGTTCTGATTTCCAGAAAGTTTTAGATGTAGACCTATTCATGCTTAATGTTAACGTAGACACTCCACAAATTCAACTCCTCAAGCCTACTCAAGCCACTAagttaaaactggaaaattatGACATGCACAGTTTCATTGCTGAATACATCAAACccgatttgaaatttgaagaagaagTCCTTGTCAGTTTTTACTATACTTGTGTTTTGACCCTTGCCTCCATGATTAACCGTATCGAGAATTTTaagtttggaggaaaattaaccGTCCATGTAGTTGGGGCCCATTGTAGATTCGAAGAACGTGTCTCAAAATACTGGGAAACATTACTACATTTATATCCGAGTTTAAGGGCTCTGACAGTTGTCCATATTGGTAAATGCATTTCTGATCATCGTACAAATTTGAAACTTTGTGAAGATTGTAACTCTGCAAATAAGTCTGTCAACTGTATTTTCCGTCAGGAAGTTTATCATGATTACGCCTTATCAGGCGCTTGCATGAAACCTGACATAATTATCGCGTACAATAGTGGAATATATGATTTTGATGAACAATATGATCCATGGGGAGCAAGTCTACCCTATTTCCTACAAAATCAAAACGTTCCCTTCATCCTGACTGAGAATTTTAAGTACGAAATTGTGGCAGATCTTAGAAGACTCTTTCAAACAGCTGCAATGTTGGGCAAAAATATTCGAATCGTGGTGAATTGTGAGAAGAACCCTTTTAGTGATTTGAGGCTTTATAGAGATTGGGATGCAGAGGATTCGTTTCGTGCACGCAACGGTTTTGTATCTGCTGTGATTGCAAAATAG
- the LOC109039376 gene encoding uncharacterized protein → MFRQRSSEGSPVAPDGRDESETSKSRTSVTRSISSNNASAMNIDSTKNEPDVKEKLSNLGNVNLALLTKHLFSKEDLKEDDMPWTWDAIFTEVSSELRSQWEKSKQDGTP, encoded by the exons ATGTTTCGGCAGAGATCCTCAGAAG GCAGTCCGGTGGCTCCTGATGGCAGAGATGAAAGTGAAACATCCAAGTCAAGGACTTCTGTAACTCGTTCCAT AAGCAGTAACAATGCAAGTGCTATGAATATTGATTCTACCAAGAATGAACCTGATGTCAAAGAAAAACTGAGCAATCTTGGAAATGTAAATTTAGCTTTACTAACGAAACaccttttttcaaaagaagatcTGAAAGAG gaTGATATGCCCTGGACCTGGGATGCTATTTTTACCGAAGTTTCCTCAGAATTGCGATCACAGTGGGAGAAGTCAAAACAGGACGGAACACCCTAA